A section of the Salmo trutta chromosome 4, fSalTru1.1, whole genome shotgun sequence genome encodes:
- the LOC115190393 gene encoding zinc finger and BTB domain-containing protein 17-like gives MSENLVLTFQTQLSGVMETVLKSAIYEITRLVEDGFLEEVSRSREQVESLKKRLQRSENRGRERDREGGQRGKCADCGRADEEGGSSGNSPTGVERGCGLKQEKVPGEEWSSCGGVAGETTFNDLEAEATSPRRTSESTEVTGQKLDSLLKEEPLHNTELRERWDVCLDGADGSDISGPSKTFSEQELQQCQADWGSGLDQGPEPPGPEGNPADPSQPLFQPRYSMEELGGGFEKSRYGGAGGGRGHRLDVEGLDRLPGSPSHLGGLSYGAVGHYQVDLGGSEGGDHHHRSHMPHPHQSRRVQVGSQTPSPHPEVGVRNCLLINEEGYLQDSSVLYPDHGVPESGSRAGHRGLTSIHSRSSAHNNNTESLYGAPDNFGHSLNLRDCSQGQVTAGGVMGGGGKRHACNQCTMTFSDSGSLEAHKQTHKTGIVSESGSGPPYSCTQCSKTFTQACNLKVHQRVHQAEGLHLCSHCSKGFTSFPDLKRHKCSQMTDKPYCCSICGNKFSRLWNLKLHRRIHTQEKPHRCTMCDKSFARADNLKVHQRTHTGERPYCCAVCGLSFKQLNHLKWHQRKHRLDLLA, from the exons atGTCGGAGAACCTTGTCCTCACATTCCAGACCCAGCTCTCGGGAGTCATGGAGACGGTCCTAAAGTCAGCCATATATGAGATCACCAGGCTGGTGGAGGATGGCTTCCTGGAGGAGGTGTCCCGGAGCCGTGAGCAGGTCGAGTCGCTGAAGAAGAGGCTGCAGCGGTCGgagaacagaggaagagagagggacagagagggaggccaGAGGGGGAAGTGTGCAGACTGTGGGAGAGCTGATGAGGAAGGTGGAAGCTCTGGAAACTCACCGACAG GTGTGGAGAGGGGGTGTGGCTTGAAGCAGGAGAAGGTACCAGGGGAGGAGTGGAGCAGCTGTGGGGGCGTGGCTGGGGAAACAACCTTCAATGATCTGGAGGCAGAGGCCACCAGCCCTAGGAGAACCTCTGAG TCCACAGAGGTCACAGGTCAGAAGCTGGACAGCCTGCTGAAAGAGGAGCCTCTCCACAACACTGAGCTACGGGAGAGATGGGACGTCTGCCTGGACG GGGCCGATGGTTCAGACATCTCAGGGCCCAGTAAGACTTTCAGTGAGCAGGAGCTACAGCAGTGCCAGGCTGACTGGGGATCTGGTCTAGACCAGGGGCCTGAACCACCAGGCCCAGAGGGAAACCCAGCGGACCCCAGCCAACCTCTCTTCCAACCCCGTTACAGCATGGAGGAACTAGGGGGTGGCTTTGAGAAGTCTCGTTACGGCGGTGCTGGTGGTGGAAGAGGCCATCGTCTAGACGTGGAAGGGCTGGATAGGCTTCCTGGTTCTCCGTCTCATCTGGGGGGGCTGAGCTACGGAGCTGTGGGTCACTACCAGGTGGACCTGGGGGGGTCTGAGGGGGGAGACCATCACCATCGCTCCCACATGCCTCACCCCCATCAGAGCCGGAGGGTGCAGGTGGGGTCGCAAACGCCATCCCCCCACCCAGAGGTGGGTGTCCGGAACTGCCTGTTGATCAACGAGGAGGGGTACCTGCAGGACTCCAGTGTCTTGTACCCAGACCACGGTGTCCCAGAGTCAGGTAGCAGAGCTGGCCACAGGGGGCTAACCTCCATCCACTCTAGAAGCTCAgcccacaacaacaacacagagagccTGTATGGTGCCCCTGACAACTTTGGACACTCTCTAAACCTCAGAGATTGTTCACAAGGGCAGGTAACAGCAGGAGGAGTAATGGGAGGAGGGGGGAAGCGTCACGCCTGCAATCAATGCACCATGACATTCTCAGACTCTGGCTCCCTTGAGGCCCACAAGCAGACACACAAAACGGGTATAGTCTCAGAGTCAGGATCTGGGCCTCCATACTCCTGCACTCAGTGCAGTAAGACCTTCACCCAGGCTTGCAACCTCAAGGTCCACCAGCGGGTCCACCAGGCAGAGGGACTCCACCTCTGCAGCCACTGCTCCAAGGGCTTCACCTCCTTCCCTGACCTGAAGAGGCACAAGTGCAGCCAGATGACAGACAAGCCCTACTGCTGCTCCATCTGTGGGAACAAATTCAGTCGGCTCTGGAACCTCAAGCTGCACCGGCGTATTCACACGCAGGAGAAACCCCACCGCTGCACTATGTGTGACAAGAGCTTCGCTCGGGCAGACAATTTGAAGGTGCACCAGCGCACTCACACTGGGGAGAGACCGTACTGCTGCGCTGTGTGTGGACTCAGCTTCAAACAACTGAACCATCTGAAGTGGCACCAGCGCAAACACAGGCTGGATCTCCTGGCCTGA
- the LOC115190409 gene encoding zinc finger protein 135-like: MMSEAIVTFQSQLSGVMETVFKAAMYEITRLVEDSFLKEMSRSREQVESLKKRLQWSENRRRERDREVGRTGKCADCGRADEEAEERSSGTSQTGVERGRGLKQEKVPGEEWSSCGGVAGETTFNDLEEAEATTPRRTSESTEVGGQKLDSLLKEEPLHNTELQERWEFCLDEADGSDISGPSKSFIQQDLQRCQDDWGSGLNQGPEPLGPEGEQEDPTDPLYRPRYSMEDLGGTFEKSGYSGDGGSDHLLDMEGLDRLPGSPSRLGALSYGAVGHYQVNLGGSEGGDHHHRSHMPRPHQSRREQVGSPTPPPHPEVGDRNCLLINEEGYLQDSSVLYPEHGVPESGNRAGHRGLTSIHSGSSAHNNNTESLYDAADDFGHSLNLRDHSQEQVTGGGGRRHACNQCTMTFPDFGSLKAHKQTHKIGRQSGSGPPYSCTQCGKTFTQACNLKVHQRVHQAEGLHLCSHCGKGFTSFSDLKRHKCSQTTDKPYCCSICGNKFSRLWNLKLHQRIHTQEKPHRCTMCDKSFTRADILKVHLRIHTGERPYCCAVCGLRFKRLDHLKLHQRKHRPELLN; encoded by the exons ATGATGTCTGAAGCCATCGTAACCTTCCAGTCTCAGCTCTCCGGAGTCATGGAGACGGTATTCAAGGCTGCCATGTACGAGATCACCAGGCTGGTGGAGGATAGCTTCCTGAAGGAGATGTCCCGCAGCAGGGAGCAGGTCGAGTCGCTGAAGAAGAGGCTGCAGTGGTCGGAGAACAGAcgcagggagagggacagagaggtagGCCGTACGGGAAAGTGTGCGGACTGTGGGAGAGCTGACGAAGAAGCCGAGGAGAGAAGCTCTGGAACCTCACAgacag GTGTGGAGAGGGGGCGTGGCTTGAAGCAGGAGAAGGTACCAGGGGAGGAGTGGAGCAGCTGTGGGGGCGTGGCTGGGGAAACAACCTTCAATGATCTGGAGGAGGCTGAGGCCACCACCCCTAGGAGAACCTCTGAG TCCACAGAGGTCGGAGGTCAGAAGCTGGACAGTCTGCTGAAAGAGGAGCCTCTCCACAACACTGAACTACAGGAGAGATGGGAGTTCTGCCTGGATG AGGCCGATGGTTCAGACATCTCGGGGCCCAGTAAGAGTTTTATTCAGCAGGATCTACAGCGGTGCCAGGATGACTGGGGGTCCGGTCTAAACCAGGGGCCTGAACCACTGGGCCCCGAGGGAGAGCAAGAGGACCCCACTGACCCTCTCTACCGCCCTCGTTACAGCATGGAGGACCTTGGGGGCACCTTTGAGAAGTCTGGTTACAGCGGTGATGGTGGTAGCGACCATCTTCTAGACATGGAAGGGCTGGATAGGCTTCCTGGTTCTCCGTCTCGTCTGGGGGCGCTGAGCTACGGAGCTGTGGGTCACTACCAAGTGAACCTGGGGGGGTCTGAGGGGGGAGACCATCACCATCGCTCCCACATGCCTCGCCCCCATCAGAGCCGGAGAGAGCAGGTGGGGTCGCCAACGCCACCCCCCCACCCGGAGGTGGGAGACCGGAACTGCCTGTTGATCAACGAGGAGGGGTACCTACAGGACTCCAGTGTCTTGTACCCAGAACACGGTGTCCCAGAGTCAGGTAACAGAGCTGGCCACAGGGGGCTAACCTCCATCCACTCTGGAAGCTCAGCCCACAACAACAATACAGAGAGCCTGTATGATGCCGCTGACGACTTTGGACACTCTCTAAACCTCAGAGATCATTCACAAGAGCAGGTaacaggaggaggggggaggcgtCATGCCTGCAATCAATGTACCATGACCTTCCCAGACTTTGGTTCCCTCAAGGCCCACAAGCAGACACACAAAATTGGTAGACAGTCAGGATCTGGGCCTCCATACTCCTGCACCCAGTGCGGTAAGACTTTCACCCAGGCCTGCAACCTCAAGGTCCACCAGCGGGTCCACCAGGCAGAGGGACTCCACCTCTGCAGCCACTGCGGCAAGGGCTTCACCTCCTTCTCCGACCTGAAGAGGCACAAGTGCAGCCAGACGACAGACAAGCCCTACTGCTGCTCCATCTGTGGGAACAAATTCAGTCGGCTCTGGAACCTCAAGCTGCATCAGCGGATACACACGCAGGAGAAACCCCACCGCTGCACTATGTGCGACAAGAGCTTCACACGCGCAGACATTTTGAAAGTGCACCTGCGCATCCACACCGGGGAGAGACCTTACTGCTGCGCTGTGTGTGGACTCCGCTTCAAACGACTGGACCATCTGAAGTTGCACCAGCGCAAACACAGGCCGGAACTCCTGAACTGA
- the LOC115190421 gene encoding zinc finger protein 324B, with protein sequence MSENLVLTFQTQLSGVMETVLKSAMYEITRLVEDGFLEEVRRGQQEVTRSHQEVESLRTLLQRAESQLKDVSQRARCGDCGRTDVYNEETDDRPPGIQDSVLLLNGCDLKLEEEPEVRWRSCGQETVESSQVAANPTPPTPPTPPAPSPSLVGSVKEEDGEEDIEPWRIKVAIQPSAAHTYTEEQRDSHTLVQSTGDSIGFPSVDPEAQQVTQTPRLAGPSQNQSRGPSNDGDRTRSTASPVWIGRRILDTDTDVHRQAQSNLRLVREPLSSSESAEAKQLARDFAPPTNPSTAGASVSSSSSGCHVFSSLNYRIPSKYKPSTQTLPRMRVYRDAAKRGGYPMYNRGTAQGGLTSSQTPTQQQGNHQHHHPGRLALRCPVCGKVFPHPSSLKAHQQTHTGERPFICALCGRSFTKLSNLKAHRRVHTGERPYSCSDCGKRFTQKCNLKRHQRIHMENDI encoded by the exons atGTCGGAGAACCTAGTTCTCACCTTTCAGACCCAGCTCTCAGGAGTCATGGAGACGGTCCTAAAGTCAGCCATGTATGAGATCACCAGACTGGTGGAGGATGGCTTCCTGGAGGAAGTAAGACGTGGTCAACAGGAAGTGACACGGAGCCACCAGGAAGTGGAGTCTCTGCGGACCTTGCTGCAGCGGGCAGAGAGTCAGCTGAAGGATGTCAGTCAGAGGGCCAGGTGTGGAGACTGTGGCAGGACAGATGTCTACAACGAGGAAACAGACGACAGACCTCCAGGAATACAGGACA GTGTGCTTCTGCTGAACGGGTGTGACTTGAAGCTGGAGGAGGAGCCAGAGGTCAGGTGGAGAAGCTGTGGACAGGAAACAGTGGAGTCATCACAGGTAGCAGCTAATCCAACTCCTCCCACTCCTCCCACTCCTCCAGCTCCCAGTCCTTCGCTGGTAGGCAGTGTtaaggaggaggatggggaggaggacaTAGAACCATGGAGAATCAAGGTGGCCATACAGCCGTCTGCAGCTCACACCTACACAGAGGAGCAGCGGGACTCACACACACTCGTTCAGAGTACAGGAGACTCTATTGGGTTTCCCTCTGTGGACCCAGAGGCCCAACAGGTCACCCAGACACCCAGACTAGCAGGGCCATCTCAGAACCAGAGCAGAGGACCCAGCAATGACGGTGACAGAACGAGGAGTACAGCCTCACCGGTGTGGATAGGCCGTAGAATATTAGACACGGATACTGACGTTCACAGACAAGCTCAGTCGAACCTACGACTGGTAAGAGAGCCTCTGTCGTCCTCTGAATCGGCAGAGGCGAAGCAGCTAGCTAGAGATTTCGCTCCCCCAACCAATCCCAGCACAGCGGGGGcctctgtctcctcctcatcatcaggCTGTCATGTCTTCAGCTCTCTAAACTACAGGATTCCTTCCAAATATAAGCCCAGCACTCAAACCCTGCCGCGCATGAGAGTATACAGGGATGCTGCCAAGCGGGGCGGCTACCCGATGTACAACAGGGGGACCGCCCAGGGAGGGCTCACCTCCTCCCAAACCCCAACCCAACAACAAGGGAACCACCAGCATCACCACCCTGGGAGGCTGGCCCTCCGCTGCCCAGTGTGTGGTAAGGTCTTCCCCCATCCCAGTAGCCTTAAGGCCCACCAGCAGACCCACACGGGGGAGAGGCCGTTCATCTGCGCCCTGTGTGGCCGGAGCTTCACTAAGTTAAGCAACCTGAAGGCCCACCGGCGCGTTCACACTGGGGAGAGACCCTACAGCTGCTCGGACTGCGGCAAACGCTTCACACAGAAGTGCAACCTTAAGAGGCACCAGAGGATTCACATGGAGAACGATATATGA